In the genome of Bacteroides mediterraneensis, the window TTCCCAGGAAGAGCAGCTTCTTCACCCCGTGGCGGAAACTCTCTCCAATCACGTTCTGCTGAATCTGCAGGTTCTGGTAGATGAAGTCCGCACGGTATTGCAGGTTGGCCATGATGCCCCCCACATGCGCCGCCGCCAGAATCACCGCATCCGGCTTCTCCCGGTCGAAAAATTCCCTTACCGCCACCGGGTCCAGCAAGTCCAGTTCCTTGTGCGAGCGGCCCACCAGATTGTCATATCCCCTCTGCTTGAGGTTGTTCCAGATGGCAGAACCCACCAGTCCATGGTGTCCCGCCACATATATCTTTGCCGATTTGTCCAACATAATCAAAAGCCTCCCTTTCTCAGTAGAAAAATCCCGTTTTTAATTATTAATTATTTCACGATTCCTTTCTCCAGATATTCTGCCAGGTTCGTGCGGATTTTCTCTCCCGCCTTTTCCACGGCCACCTTCGCCATATCCGAGTCTACCATAATCTTCACCAGCTGTTCGAAAGAAGTCTTGTTCGGGTCCCATCCCAGTTCCGCTCTGGCCTTGGTCGGGTCACCCCAGAGGTTCACCACGTCCGTCGGGCGGTAGAAATCCTCGCTCACCTCCACCAGACACCTGCCGGTCGCCTTGTCGTATCCCTTTTCGTCGATACCCTTACCCCTGAATTCCAGTTCGATGCCCACATATTTGAAAGCCAGGTAGCAGAATTCCCGTACCGAATGCTGCACGCCCGTCGCGATGACAAAATCCTCCGGCGTCTTATGTTGCAGAATCATCCACATACATTCCACGTAATCCTTGGCATACCCCCAGTCACGCAGCGAATCCAGATTGCCCAGATACAGCTTCTCCTGCTTTCCCTGTGCGATGCGTGCCGCTGCCAGTGTAATCTTACGCGTCACGAACGTCTCCCCGCGGCGTTCCGATTCATGGTTGAACAGGATACCCGAGCAGCAGAACATGTGATACGCCTCGCGGTATTCCTTCACAATCCAGTAACCATACAGTTTGGCCACCGCATACGGGCTGTACGGATGAAACGGCGTGTTCTCGTTCTGCGGTACCTCCTTCACCTTCCCATAAAGTTCCGAAGTAGACGCCTGATAAATGCGGCACGTGTCCGTCAGACCGCATAGACGGACCGCCTCCAGCACCCGGAGCACCCCCGTGGCATCCACGTTGGCCGTAAACTCCGGCGAGTCGAAGCTCACCTGCACATGGCTCTGTGCCGCCAGGTTGTATATTTCCGTAGGCCGCACCTTGCTCACCACCTGTAGCATACTCATCGAGTCCGTCAGGTCCGCATAATGCAGATGGAAGTTCGGTTTCCCCTCCAGATGCGCGATACGTTCGCGGAAGTCTACCGACGAGCGGCGGATGGTGCCGTGTACGTCATATCCTTTTTCCAATAAAAACTCAGCCAGGAAGGAACCGTCCTGTCCTGTGATACCCGTGATTAGTGCTGTTTTTCTTTCCATATTTGTGTATAACCTTGTTCTCTTTGTGAAGTTTGTAATTGCGAATATCGGCTTTTTTCTTTGATTTTTACACCTTTTCGCGGAGAAATCCATCTTCCAAGAACAAGAATCTCTCATAAAAGGTCGCCCGTCTTTCTCAGTCCCGGCATTTTCAGCAGGGTGAACACCAGACTGTCGCCTGCGCGATAAGTGATTTCCTCGAATACCGTTTCCAGGCCCGACACCTCGCTGCAGGAAATGTCGTCTACGTTCGAGATAGATATTCGTTATCGGTCATACCATTGATTATCTGTTTTTATCAGCTCTTCTGCATTTGCTGTTGGAAAGTGATTTCGATGAATTCGGCGGGATGCGTCATTGCCACCAGTACGGTGACGCGCAGGATACCTTCCAGTATGTCATCACCCGTCATCGTGTCGCCCAATCCCACATGTACTTCGAATGCGTCTTCTGGAGTGGCTCCGGCCAGTCCGCCATATTTCCACACAATGCGCAAGAAATTCTCTATCATGCTCTTCATGTTGCTCCAGGTATTCGCGTCGTTCGGCTCGCACACGTAGGCACGTGCGGCGTTCTTCACCGAAATCTCCAGGAAACTCACCGTACGTCGCACGTTGATATACCGCCAGTCCAGCGAGTTGCCGTCCAGTGTGCGTGCTCCCCACACCTTTACGCCTTCTCCACGGAACATGCGTATCACGTTGATTGCCTTTCCCGTCATCGGGGTGTTCAGGTTGGCCTGCTCGTCATCGTCAAGGTCTTTCGCCGGTCTGTCCACGTAGTTCAGTGAGACGTTTGCCGGCGCTTTCCATACGCCGCGGGTCTGGTCTACCATTTTGTATAGTCCGGCCATGGCTGCCGAAGGCGGAAGCAGGTTCAGGTAGTCCTTGATTTTCTTTGCCAGCGCCCTGTATTCAGGAAGGTTCTGCATCAGTGCATTGTGCAGGTTGTTGCGATGCAAAGGCCCGTCGCTGTCATTCTTCTTTATTTCGTCGGTTTCTCCCTGTATATAAGCATCAAGCTGGTCATTGCCGGTTTTAAAATCTTTGGAGATATCCAGGTTCATCACCTCCCCGTCAATGTCGTTGTCCGACAAAACCGTTGTTTCCAGCCACGGATAATAGGCGGCTCCATAGGCCAGGAAATTGTTCCCCACCTTGGTGCGGAAGTCTTCCATATTCCCGTTTTGGGGCACATCCAGAATGGCGAAACGGTTGTTTGCGGCGCAGTGTGACAGCATGGTCGTGTAGAAGTCGGCATATCCGTTTGTTTCCACCGCTTCGGGAATGACGAGCAGGGTAATTCCCGCTTCCATTTCCAGCGCAGGCAATACCCTATTGTTCACGATATCCTTGTCGAGGGTACCCGTGGCATAATCGCCCACCGACACAATATAGCAGGTGCCGCCGCCGTTTGCGAAGAACAGCCTCATGTGATAGTACAGCGTACAATGTTTGTTGTTCAGTGTCGCCTGAAGTATTTTTTCTCCAAATTTCACTGAAGCTGTGGCCGATTCCGTGACTGCATCCGTTACAGCTATGTCAAAGCGGTGTATCTGCGGTCCTCCGAAATACAGTTCATATTCCAGCATCGATGAAATCCGGACAGGCTTGTTCTGTAAGGATTCCGTTCCATTCTGTGTTTTTTCGGTCAGCCCGATGAATACCGGGATGGCGGTTTCGGCTACCACTATGGAGTTTCCGAAAGCGTTTTTCTCCTTGATGTAAACGCCGGGTGTCTTATATTCTCCCATATTGTTCTCTATTTAAATATTTAACGTGTACGATTGTTGTCAGAAACGTCCGTTATCTTTTGCAGGTAACTGTACATGCCTAAGAACCAAGCTTCCACCTCCATGATGGCAAAGTGCGATTTCATCACTTTGTCAAGTCCCTGTTTATGAATAATATCATTTCGCGTGTTTTTGAATTTTTCATTTACTTTTGAGTCAATTTGTCTGTTCTTTACGCAGATATGATAATTGTCACAGTACATGTCATTCAGTCCCACAATCAAGTCATATCCGTTGTTCAGGAGGCGTGGAGCTTCTTTCAGCATCTTGCTCATTACGGTTTGGTCATTTCCTACGTTGTAAATAAGGTAGAAGTTCTCACTGTCCCTTGTCCCGATGAGAGATTCTTTATAAAAGAAATGAGTAAGTTGCATTTTTATTTTCTACGATTATTCACAAAGGTAATAAAAATACGGAATGAAACATACTTTTCATTTATTGAAAAATAAAAGTGAAGAGTTAATTTCCTTCTTGTCCCTTTGCTTTTACCTTCTCGCTTTTTATCTTACTTTCTCAGTTATCTTCTCTTTATATATCCATTCTTTCGTGTGCCTCCGATAAACCCGTATATCCATATATAAACACTCATTTATAAGGTAGTGAACCCACACATTAAGCGGATTGCATGACGGGACGACCGTTGTCCTGACACTACAAAGGTTGAAAAGCGGTTTCAAATTTTCCCAATCTATTTCGTCAGCTCTCGTTTCATGTCTTGGTTACTTTACCAAGAGAATGCTTGATAAGCCATTATACCTTAACTCACATATCATGATCGAAGCCTCTTTCTTTTTAAACAAAATATTTTCTGATATTACGAAAATAAAAAAACACTATATTTACACGTCATTATATATTAAACCTGATTAATACATTTATTATGGACAATACATTATGCAACAGACTGAATGTTGCCCTTACATTGTCGGGAGGCGGATATAGGGCAGCTACATTCCACTTAGGGGTCCTGTCGTACATGGATTCCATTAAAATAGGTGGAAAATCTCTTATAGATTCTATTATAGCAATTTCTACAGTTTCAGGCGGTTCCATTACAGGCCTCTTCTACATGATGAAAAAGGCAGAAAACGGAAACGTTGAAAACTCTGAAATCTGGAGCGAACTGTATCATTTTCTTACAAATGAAGATTTGGTAACAGACGGACTTTCCCGGCTATCTTCCAATCCGGACTCTCTTATCAAGGCTATGGCCGCTGTATATAACGATAAACTGTTTCACGGTGCAGAGGCCGGTTTGCTGATGGATTATGTAGAAAGAAATGACAACTTGCATCAGATTGCGGCAAATGCCACCGATTTCAACAACGGCCTGCCTTTCAGATTCCAGTTTACCGATAAGGTAGATTCTACCGAGAAATTTGAATATGGCTTTGTAGGTAATGGAAAGTACAGTATTCCGCGTAATATAGCAAGACGCATCAAACTGGGGGATATTCTGGCATGTTCTTCTTGTTTTCCGGGTGGTTTTGAGCCTATGATGTTTCCGGATACGTTTAATCTTGTCGGTGTGGAGGGAGTGGATAAACTGCCTGAAATCGGCATCATGGATGGCGGTATAGATGACAACCAGGGCATTGACTCAATTCTTCTTGCAGAACAGCAGTTGGAAAAGAAACTTAATTCTCCTGACGACAGAGCGGTAATCGACCTTATTATAATTTCTGATGTATCTACCGGAAAGTTTACTCCATACTCACCTTCCACAGTTTCTATGCCAAAACTTATAGGAAGAATCAAGCTTAAAAGGCTTTTCCCTCTCAAATCTATGAGAAAGTGGATTGACAATCTTCTGAAAGGCACTGTCATGGAAGGGAAAACCGATTATCTGATGGATTTGAGAATTTCGGAGGTTGTCACTCTCCTGGCCAACAGGCTGAATTGCCTGATGCTTCTTACACAGTCCATTTTCATGAAGCGCGTGAGGGGACTGAGCTATGACAGGGTTTACAGAGATGACAAATGGAACGGAAGGGTTATTGCCAATATTATCAATTCTACCGTTGCCCAACAGAACTGTGATATGTTCAATCCGTCGGATAAGCTTAAGGAAAATTCAGCCAAGGCTCTTGGTTTCGGCACCACTCTATGGTTCACAAGCGAGGATTTCAAGAATAATATTCCAGAAGTTCTGATTGCCGCAGGACAGTATTCGGTGTGCATGAATCTGCTTAAGTATGTAAGAAAGATTGAAGCCGACATCAAATTCTCTAACGGAAGCAACGCTAAAATATTACTCCAGTGTAAAGAACAATTGGAAAAAGACTGGAAAGCTTTCAATGAGAACCCTTATTGCATGACGGGGTTAGTGAAATAAGTGAGGCCGATACCTTTTCTGTAAGCCTCCGATAAAGTAACATTGTAGATTCATAAAACAGCAAACTCTTCTTGTCAGCCAGTATAAAGTTGACAGGAAGAGTTTGCCTTGCAGGTGGCAAGCAATAAACAGATCATAGATGACCGCTACAACCGGAAAGCATTTATCTTGACCAGCCAGCTTCTCGTTGCACTTGATATGATGTGTTCCAAAGCGAACTCATTGCAGAAGCCTGCATAAGGCAATAAAATTTCACCTCAAAGGAGAAGCTTAAGAAATAAATCTTAAATTTGCCAATGATACTGAATACTAACTGGGGATTGAACGGGTATCCGCCGGAATATGCATAAGCTTGCAACAAGTATTATTTGAACATTAAAAACTAAAAAAATGGGAAAAAAGGATTTTAAAACATTACGCTACAATGAGGCTATCGCCAATGGTGTATTTGACATGATTAAATCTGCACAACCCACAATAGGTAAAGCAGCAATGGGAGCTTTTAAAGCTGTATTCGGAAATTCTGCAAACGATGGTGTTTCTTCAGGCTGTTATAAGGTAAGCCTTGGAACGAACGACAATGGAGAGGAATCAATGATACAGTTTGCACACGAGGACGGTCATTTATATGTAATTAACCCATCTCTTAACGAATCTTTTACTCTGAACTTGCCTTGTAAAGGCAAAGACCTTGCCGGACAGCAGATTCTGTTGAGACCTTTCTCTAAAATTGATGTAACAGAAGATTTCAACAAAGCCGCTAAATATAATGCAACAAGATTCGGGCTTACTTCATCCCCTACATCCTACGAAACACAATGTTCCAATGGTGGCTCAGGAATTATTTCATGTCTTGGTTACTTTACCAAGAGAATGCTTGATAAGCCATTATACCTTAACTCACATATCATGATTGAAGCAATTGGTAACAACCTGAAGATTTCTCTTCGAGGAGGTCTTGAAGTTCAATACGGTCAGGGCTTGTCTATAAGACAGTCTGATGGTGGTGCCGAAAAGAATTTCTCCAAAGTATTTGCCACAAGAGAAGTACAGGACACCGTGGTTACCGACGGTTCAGACGCTTACATTATGCTTGACAATGCTCTCGACGATTATGAAATGGAAGACGATTTGATGATTATCGGAGATCTGGTGTTTGTTAATGTGACAGGCCAAAGATTGCAGTGCCGACTCTTTTAACATAAGTATTAGTTAATAACTTAATTCTATAAAATATGGAGAAGAAATTACAAGAAAGAAAGTACATGCTGAATGCTTTTTGCGTCGGCTATGCAGCAATGACAGATAACTGCTGGAATTTCAGTATTATATGTCGCCATCCCTTTTTGGTACTTCTGAACGAATATTACGCCGGTTTCATTCAGGGCAAGCTGCAAGGCGTTGACATGATAAAGGCCGCACGTAATAACACATGGAAGAACTCGTTTTTATGTGACACGGGCCACACATTTCCCAAGCAACTTCCGCCAACTACCGAGCTGGAGAGAGCCTCAGGCCTGTTGACGGTCAATTATAACCATACAATCAAATGGATTGAAGGGAACAGGCTTGATCCGTTAAAGGGCAGATGTGCCATGGCGATAGAGAGATTGTTCTTCCGCCTGTGGGGTGTCTTTGACGGATTGACATTGGAACATTACAGAGACTTGGACAAAGTGAAAAAAGACGTGTACACGCCACAGCAAGGCATGAAGTTAGGCTACGGCGACGATGAGGTGACTTTCGGCGATCTCTATTTCATCAACACGCAGATGGACTTGATGGATGTTGCGGCCAGTTCATTGGAAAGCACATACGGCCTGACAAAGCCTGACCATTGTTCGGCCTTTGCCAAACGTACCTTGGGCGGCGACATCGTCTGGACGCATAACAGTTGGTGCGGTTTCCTCTCGCAATCGCATACAATATCATACGTCATTGGCGATGAAAATCCCGAGTTTATCACCCAGAACTCTTACTGCTTCGGTCAAGTGGGCAGCAACATGGACTTTGGTTTCAACGGTCATGGGATATGCTTCAACGAAACCACGCACAGGTACTCTTACAACAAGCCGACTGCAGAGGGCGTGTGGTTGTGTTGGCGTTCTGCCGCCGCTGAGATGTTCGCCCAAAGCATAGACGACTTTTATGAATACCTTTCAGCCGACAACACAGGCACCTACCTGAACGGCTACATGGTCATAGACGCAAGGAAAAAGGAGATGGCCTTGATTGAAATGAGTTACAAGCGGTTCGGCATGTTGAGGAGCGGACAAGACGGATCGTTGACAGGTATGTTCTCTACCGGCGAAGAGTTCGATATGAACCTTGATTACGACAATCACCTGATGACGGGTGAGTACATCTTGGGGGTGAATTACCCTGTCATTAAGAAAATCGCATACGACTTGGCATCCACTGACAACAGGCCCATGCGCCGTGTCCAGTTCTTCAACATGATTGGTAAAGTGAAGAATATGGAGGATGCCAAGGAGTTGATAACCTACATTTCGGATGACGAGCCGCTTTCCATTTGTGGTCGCTGGGACATCGGCACAGGCACCACGGAATACCCGAAGACAATTCCTGACGGTGCTGTTGACGCAAAGGCATTTTCTGCGTACAAGGTGTGCGAACTGCTCGACAGTCTGACGTTCACTTCTTGCGAGCAAGGCGGGTGCGTATCTTTCTGGATGCGCTATGGCGTGGCCCCGTTCAAGGGCGAGAATTTCGTATGGTCGAAGTCGCAGTGGGCGGAATACAAGGACGACCCGGAAAAGGATTTCGTACCCGACGACGTTTCGGGAGCGTGGAACCAGACAAAGCTGTATATGAAATGAAGCGTAAGCCTCCAGTAAGCTACACATAAGCATTTGTTAAACTACAGGTGTTAAACCTATATATAATACAACAATAGCGACTGTCACTATAAATCTAATAGTTACAGTCGCTAGAGTGTGTCTGAGGCCAGTTTGCCTTAGAAGTGATGATGCAAAGTTAATAGACAATTTTGTATTTCATAGAGGGAAAGAACGACCAACACGTAATCTGGAATCTGGCTCAAAAGCTAAGTCTAAAAGAGACATTTGAAGTCATAGCCAAAAACTCGTATAGCCAAATTATATTATCACTTCCTACAATGTTGAAAAGCACGAATACTCTGAAACGATTGGGAGTAATTGTGGATGCTGATGAAAACCTAGAAGGGCATTACTTCGATACGTAATATCTTGTCAAAAAGCGGATTCTACTCATCTGTTACGGAGAATTTGCCAGAGAAGGAATTGATATGTGTTCCCGATGATGAAGAGCAGATTATATTCGGATTACGGATAATGCCAAACAATCTATTGAACGGCATGTTGGAGGATTTTATATCTTTTATGATTCCAGAGCCGGAAAAAGATGTATTGTTGACCAAAGCTGATGAAGTATTGTCTGCGATTGAAACGGAAGGAATAAACAATTATAAAAAGGCACATCATTCCAAAGCTCGTATTCATCGTGGCTGGCATGGCAAGATGAACCTGGTACAGCCATGGGGACAGCGATTACGAAACAGATATTAAGTACAGATGGAGAATTGTGTATGACTTTTGTAAACTGGTTAAGAAAATTATTTGATTGGTGATTGAGAAAGTAGGGGATAATGGGATCATTTTATTCCATTAGTCCCGACTCGGAGACGAATCTGAATGAATCGTACCGAATCGGGACTGATTATTTCTATTTTGCAATACGTACTTTACCGGAAGCTTGCGTAAAGTTATTCGCTCTATTTTGTCCGGCTTATTTAGACCGGTTCATCCATACAGTCTTGAATTCTTTAGACATGTCAGCCTGAAGCCAGTGGTTGATTCGAAGAGAATCCTTCCAATGTGGTACGGCGGTGCCGTGATAAGGTTCATAGGCATATTCCCGTTCGGCATCATCATGATTGATCATCATGGCCAGATGAGGATATTTGCTGGTAGAAACCAGATGGAACATACCAAAGTCTCCAGTGGTGTTTCCTACTGCCATAACCGGTGTTTTCCCCAGATGGCTGTAAATATTACAAGTTTTTCCATTGCCGTCATTTTTAGGCTGGTAGATAGATTTCTGGATGCGGTATTCTGTTCCGTTCTGTGTATATACCGGTTGTATGGTCTGGTTTGTTCCCAGCAGATGTTGCCGGTCGAGTCCTATTGTTTGCGGGCAGATACTCCATACCACTCCTTGAACAGATCCGGATACGATGTAGATTTGGAATTTCTTCTCTTTAAGATAATCGATGAGTTCCAGCATGGGTTGATAGAACAGGTCCGCGTAATGCTTTCCATATTTGTATGGTTTGTTTTCGGTCAGAAATTTATGGGCATATTGGATATACGTTTCGTGATCTATTTGTTCAAAAGCTTTCATGATCACGGAATCCATATAATTGACACCATTAACATTCCAATGATTCAGGACGGTAGTATCGTTGGGGTTCTCCGATAATTTTTGTGCGTATTGGTATTCGGTCAGATTCAGTAAGGCAGGATTTTCTTTTGCCTTTTCTGCCATTTTCTGAGCAGCTACGGCTATTTCAAACCAGAGCGGTGTCTCGCAGGCTATTGTTCCATCCATATCGAATACGGCGATCCGGTCCTCTTCCGGTATGGCGGAGGCTTTATCACCTATAAATTCAATCAATTGCTGTTTGATTTCGGTGTTGTTCCATGAGGGCAGAGGATCTGTTTTCGGAGTGTTTTGGCAGGCGAACAATGTTGCGGTTGCGAACAATATCGCCCATACTTTGTTGGTTCCTTTTTTCATGATTCTGTAAATTTATTGTTTTTTTTAAAAGAGTTTATTTTTCTACAGGCCGTTTGATATAGTTTTCCATATGATCCAGAGGCAGTGTGATAAACGGTGTCTGCCAACCTCCGATGCGTACATTGATATTGGCATAAGGAGCCAGTTTTTGGGCTGCTTTTGCTCCATCCATGTTCATGGATTCTTTTACGGCTTCATAGATTTCCTTATATTTTTCGCTGCTTCCGACAGCTATTGTCATCATCGCTCCATATTTGCGTATGAAGTCCCAAAGTATTTCAGAGATGATTTCCGGTGTCGTATTGTCCTCTTCCAGACAGATGTCCGTAATGGTTCCTGCGGCGAAGCGTTCCAGTCGGAATTTAGACAAAGAGTTTATTACTCCCATGATTCCCGCATGAGTTGTACCGGGAACCGGTGAGAAGTTGGGGGCTATAGGCATTCCCGTAAGCCGATTGGGAGAAGCGGCCGCACTCCGGCCTTGCCAATTATATTGTTCGAAGGTTCCGAATCCGGCTGTAATTTTCATTTTGATATTGAAGGTCATGCCCAATGGCAAACCATAATATCCGGCCAAGGCTCGTAAGGAAGCGATGCGTCTCCATTCCCGTTCCGGGGCTTCATCCTGGAATAGTTTTTTGCCGAAGGAAGCGGATTTCTCCACACATCGGTAGAACATATCCAGAATATCACAGGTTATTCGGTCTGCATCTACATCATTATCTCCGAATTTTGGAGAGTTTGTATCAAAGTCCACTTGGATCGATTTGTAAAGTTCCAGTTTTTCCGGTGAAAGGTTATTATTGTCAACTCCGAAATTCTCTCGGATGGCTTCACACACCTGTTCTAAAGAATATTTCTTCTTTTCAAATACCCAGAGTTGGATGGCTGCCAGTTCATTGACCATATCCGGTACAGCTCCGAGTACCACTCCGGCCAGATTATGGTTGGCACCGCCAGAGGCTTTGTCGGCTCCTTTTTCCATGCATCCCTCAAGATATGCGGAGAATAGAGGAGAAGGAGCAGCGTTCTCATCAATCATGTAATACATAAAGAGCGACATGACGGCCTGGTCTACAAAAAACTGCAGATGCTGTTCTGTGTATTTCATCAAATCGTCAAAGCTTTTAGGTACGGGGG includes:
- the gmd gene encoding GDP-mannose 4,6-dehydratase, whose product is MERKTALITGITGQDGSFLAEFLLEKGYDVHGTIRRSSVDFRERIAHLEGKPNFHLHYADLTDSMSMLQVVSKVRPTEIYNLAAQSHVQVSFDSPEFTANVDATGVLRVLEAVRLCGLTDTCRIYQASTSELYGKVKEVPQNENTPFHPYSPYAVAKLYGYWIVKEYREAYHMFCCSGILFNHESERRGETFVTRKITLAAARIAQGKQEKLYLGNLDSLRDWGYAKDYVECMWMILQHKTPEDFVIATGVQHSVREFCYLAFKYVGIELEFRGKGIDEKGYDKATGRCLVEVSEDFYRPTDVVNLWGDPTKARAELGWDPNKTSFEQLVKIMVDSDMAKVAVEKAGEKIRTNLAEYLEKGIVK
- a CDS encoding phage tail sheath C-terminal domain-containing protein; amino-acid sequence: MGEYKTPGVYIKEKNAFGNSIVVAETAIPVFIGLTEKTQNGTESLQNKPVRISSMLEYELYFGGPQIHRFDIAVTDAVTESATASVKFGEKILQATLNNKHCTLYYHMRLFFANGGGTCYIVSVGDYATGTLDKDIVNNRVLPALEMEAGITLLVIPEAVETNGYADFYTTMLSHCAANNRFAILDVPQNGNMEDFRTKVGNNFLAYGAAYYPWLETTVLSDNDIDGEVMNLDISKDFKTGNDQLDAYIQGETDEIKKNDSDGPLHRNNLHNALMQNLPEYRALAKKIKDYLNLLPPSAAMAGLYKMVDQTRGVWKAPANVSLNYVDRPAKDLDDDEQANLNTPMTGKAINVIRMFRGEGVKVWGARTLDGNSLDWRYINVRRTVSFLEISVKNAARAYVCEPNDANTWSNMKSMIENFLRIVWKYGGLAGATPEDAFEVHVGLGDTMTGDDILEGILRVTVLVAMTHPAEFIEITFQQQMQKS
- a CDS encoding patatin-like phospholipase family protein, with the translated sequence MDNTLCNRLNVALTLSGGGYRAATFHLGVLSYMDSIKIGGKSLIDSIIAISTVSGGSITGLFYMMKKAENGNVENSEIWSELYHFLTNEDLVTDGLSRLSSNPDSLIKAMAAVYNDKLFHGAEAGLLMDYVERNDNLHQIAANATDFNNGLPFRFQFTDKVDSTEKFEYGFVGNGKYSIPRNIARRIKLGDILACSSCFPGGFEPMMFPDTFNLVGVEGVDKLPEIGIMDGGIDDNQGIDSILLAEQQLEKKLNSPDDRAVIDLIIISDVSTGKFTPYSPSTVSMPKLIGRIKLKRLFPLKSMRKWIDNLLKGTVMEGKTDYLMDLRISEVVTLLANRLNCLMLLTQSIFMKRVRGLSYDRVYRDDKWNGRVIANIINSTVAQQNCDMFNPSDKLKENSAKALGFGTTLWFTSEDFKNNIPEVLIAAGQYSVCMNLLKYVRKIEADIKFSNGSNAKILLQCKEQLEKDWKAFNENPYCMTGLVK
- a CDS encoding DUF3226 domain-containing protein, giving the protein MYFIEGKNDQHVIWNLAQKLSLKETFEVIAKNSYSQIILSLPTMLKSTNTLKRLGVIVDADENLEGHYFDT
- a CDS encoding HAD family hydrolase codes for the protein MKKGTNKVWAILFATATLFACQNTPKTDPLPSWNNTEIKQQLIEFIGDKASAIPEEDRIAVFDMDGTIACETPLWFEIAVAAQKMAEKAKENPALLNLTEYQYAQKLSENPNDTTVLNHWNVNGVNYMDSVIMKAFEQIDHETYIQYAHKFLTENKPYKYGKHYADLFYQPMLELIDYLKEKKFQIYIVSGSVQGVVWSICPQTIGLDRQHLLGTNQTIQPVYTQNGTEYRIQKSIYQPKNDGNGKTCNIYSHLGKTPVMAVGNTTGDFGMFHLVSTSKYPHLAMMINHDDAEREYAYEPYHGTAVPHWKDSLRINHWLQADMSKEFKTVWMNRSK